The following coding sequences are from one SAR86 cluster bacterium window:
- a CDS encoding SCO family protein, which translates to MSQSNNIKYTVISCLAIISMVIGLFVYDTVTEKELTADQYKLLKFYKLNTERQLSDFALATGPNEFTNKNLEGKWSLIFMGFASCPDMCPMTMKQMAKASEFLELEMPDAKEKISFTIVSVDPDRDTPEAILEYAQAFDPNFIGVSGAIDQIYTLATNLTLPFVPVLNSESIDYDMDHSMNLALISPEGKYFGFFKSPHNPENIAKALKSLITFAK; encoded by the coding sequence ATGAGTCAGTCGAATAATATTAAATACACAGTCATTTCCTGTTTAGCCATTATCTCAATGGTAATTGGCTTGTTTGTTTATGACACAGTCACTGAAAAAGAATTGACCGCAGATCAGTATAAGTTATTAAAATTTTATAAGTTAAATACGGAAAGACAGTTGAGCGATTTTGCGTTGGCTACTGGACCTAACGAATTCACCAATAAAAATCTAGAAGGGAAGTGGAGCTTAATTTTTATGGGTTTTGCTTCTTGCCCCGACATGTGCCCCATGACAATGAAACAAATGGCTAAAGCTTCGGAGTTTCTAGAATTAGAAATGCCTGACGCAAAAGAAAAAATTTCTTTCACAATTGTTTCAGTTGATCCTGATCGAGACACTCCAGAAGCTATATTGGAATATGCTCAAGCTTTTGATCCAAACTTTATTGGTGTTTCAGGCGCGATTGATCAAATATACACACTGGCTACTAATTTAACTCTACCATTCGTACCGGTGCTTAATTCGGAATCAATCGACTACGACATGGATCACAGCATGAATCTTGCATTAATCAGTCCTGAAGGTAAGTATTTTGGGTTTTTCAAAAGCCCACACAATCCAGAAAATATAGCCAAAGCTTTAAAAAGTCTCATAACGTTCGCCAAATAG